In a genomic window of Amycolatopsis japonica:
- a CDS encoding ATP-binding protein translates to MKIAFVGKGGSGKTTLASLFTAYLAGGGKPVLAIDADINQHLAVALGASEEEAIAWPTLGDNMGLIKEYLRGDNPRIADAASMIKTTPPGRGSRLVRPFEDNPIFEACFREFGGVRLGVTGQFDEDDLGVACYHSKVGAAELLLNHMIDDAGEYVVMDMTAGADAFASGLFTRFDVTFLVCEPTVRSVGVYRQYADYARDFGVRLVVVGNKVTEDEDIEFLREEVGDALLGWMENSRHVRAAERGRARPIGELEAHNLGTLGSMLATVDGERRDWARYQRQGVEFHLRNARAWGSGRAGEDLTAQVDPEFVMGPALAGQDA, encoded by the coding sequence GTGAAGATCGCGTTCGTCGGGAAGGGCGGCAGCGGCAAGACCACGCTGGCGTCGCTGTTCACCGCGTACCTGGCAGGCGGCGGGAAACCGGTGCTGGCGATCGACGCGGACATCAACCAGCATCTCGCCGTCGCGCTCGGCGCGAGCGAGGAAGAGGCCATCGCGTGGCCGACGCTCGGCGACAACATGGGCCTGATCAAGGAGTACCTGCGCGGCGACAACCCGCGGATCGCCGACGCGGCCTCGATGATCAAGACGACGCCGCCGGGGCGCGGGTCGCGGCTGGTCCGGCCGTTCGAGGACAACCCGATCTTCGAGGCGTGCTTCCGCGAGTTCGGCGGCGTGCGGCTCGGCGTCACCGGGCAGTTCGACGAGGACGACCTCGGCGTCGCGTGCTACCACTCGAAGGTCGGCGCGGCGGAACTGCTGCTGAACCACATGATCGACGACGCGGGCGAGTACGTCGTCATGGACATGACCGCGGGCGCCGACGCGTTCGCGTCCGGGCTGTTCACGCGGTTCGACGTGACGTTCCTGGTGTGCGAGCCGACCGTGCGCAGCGTCGGCGTGTACCGGCAGTACGCCGACTACGCGCGGGACTTCGGCGTGCGGCTGGTCGTCGTGGGCAACAAGGTGACCGAGGACGAGGACATCGAGTTCCTGCGCGAAGAGGTCGGCGACGCCCTGCTGGGCTGGATGGAGAACTCGCGGCACGTCCGCGCCGCCGAACGCGGCCGCGCGCGCCCGATCGGCGAACTCGAGGCGCACAACCTCGGGACGCTGGGCTCGATGCTCGCGACCGTCGACGGCGAGCGGCGCGACTGGGCCCGCTACCAGCGGCAGGGCGTCGAGTTCCACCTGCGCAACGCGCGGGCGTGGGGCAGCGGGCGGGCCGGGGAAGACCTCACGGCCCAGGTGGACCCGGAGTTCGTGATGGGACCGGCACTCGCCGGACAGGACGCCTGA
- a CDS encoding C40 family peptidase, producing the protein MKIGIIVGVLIAAVFAAVVTTSTVTKVVTDHVEAQSGGIVKTSCDASVGPTLPGQTDRGSSDINKLDEEQKGIVALIISIGKQRTLSPRAWQVAIQAGMTESKLRNLTYGDRDSLGIFQMRPSMGWGTVAQVTDPPYQVNKFFDVLLAVPDWENMRPGDAAQRVERSGFPDRYHNWEPMAALLVQNEGQIVDVVGCGTSVGSVVPPSQAAAQAIKFALAEQGKPYVWGATGPNSYDCSGLMLRAYESAGIIIPRVSRDQYKGGAMLPVRQAQPGDLLFLATVPSNPATIHHVMMYLGDGKIVEAQQTGVPVHIRDFSFDEAEVVAQAVRPGV; encoded by the coding sequence ATGAAGATCGGGATCATCGTCGGCGTGCTGATCGCCGCGGTCTTCGCCGCGGTGGTCACCACGAGCACGGTCACCAAGGTGGTGACCGACCACGTGGAGGCCCAGTCGGGCGGGATCGTCAAGACCTCCTGCGACGCGTCGGTCGGGCCGACCCTGCCGGGGCAGACCGATCGCGGTTCTTCGGACATCAACAAGCTGGACGAGGAACAGAAGGGGATCGTCGCGCTGATCATCTCGATCGGCAAACAGCGCACGCTGTCCCCGCGCGCGTGGCAGGTGGCGATCCAGGCCGGGATGACCGAGTCCAAACTGCGGAACCTGACCTACGGCGACCGCGACTCGCTCGGCATCTTCCAGATGCGGCCGTCGATGGGCTGGGGCACCGTCGCGCAGGTCACCGACCCGCCGTACCAGGTCAACAAGTTCTTCGACGTGCTGCTCGCGGTGCCGGACTGGGAGAACATGCGGCCCGGCGACGCCGCCCAGCGCGTCGAACGCTCCGGCTTCCCCGACCGGTACCACAACTGGGAACCGATGGCGGCGCTCCTCGTGCAGAACGAGGGCCAGATCGTCGACGTCGTCGGCTGCGGGACGAGCGTGGGCAGTGTCGTGCCGCCGAGCCAGGCGGCCGCGCAGGCCATCAAGTTCGCCCTCGCCGAGCAGGGCAAGCCGTACGTCTGGGGCGCCACCGGTCCGAACAGCTATGACTGTTCCGGCCTGATGCTGCGGGCCTACGAGTCGGCGGGGATCATCATTCCGCGGGTTTCGCGTGACCAGTACAAGGGCGGCGCGATGCTGCCGGTGCGTCAGGCGCAGCCGGGTGATCTGCTGTTCCTCGCCACCGTGCCGTCGAACCCGGCGACCATCCACCACGTGATGATGTACCTGGGTGACGGCAAGATCGTCGAAGCGCAGCAGACCGGGGTGCCGGTGCACATCCGCGACTTCTCCTTCGACGAGGCCGAAGTGGTCGCGCAGGCGGTCCGTCCTGGCGTTTAG
- the gabT gene encoding 4-aminobutyrate--2-oxoglutarate transaminase yields the protein MTATTATQRRLRTEIPGPASRALQERRAAVVAAGVSSVLPVYVTSAEGGLLTDADGNVLIDFGSGIAVTNVGHAAPAVVDRVREQAGRFTHTCFMVTPYEGYVEVCEALDKLTPGTHEKRSVLFNSGAEAVENAVKIARAATGRQAVVVFDHAYHGRTNLTMALTAKSIPYKHGFGPFAPEVYRVPGSYPYRDGLSGPEAARIAIDRIEKQIGGDQVAAVVLEPVQGEGGFIEPAPGFLPALSRWCTENGVVFVADEVQTGFCRTGEWFASTHEEVVPDLIATAKGIAGGLPLAAVTGRAELLDAVPPGGLGGTYGGNPIACAAALGSIEIMRQENLAASAKRIENTVLPRLRALAEETGVIGDVRGRGAMLAAEFVKPGTTEPDADLTKRVAQACHQAGVVVLTCGTYGNVVRLLPPLSLSTELLEEGLSVLDHAVRTEASK from the coding sequence GTGACCGCCACCACCGCAACGCAGCGCAGGCTGCGCACCGAGATCCCCGGCCCCGCTTCGCGCGCCCTGCAGGAACGACGCGCGGCCGTCGTCGCCGCCGGTGTGAGCTCGGTGCTGCCCGTCTACGTCACCTCGGCCGAAGGCGGCCTGCTCACCGACGCCGACGGCAACGTCCTGATCGACTTCGGCTCCGGTATCGCGGTGACCAACGTCGGCCACGCCGCCCCCGCCGTCGTGGACCGCGTCCGCGAGCAGGCGGGCCGGTTCACGCACACGTGTTTCATGGTCACGCCGTACGAGGGCTACGTCGAGGTGTGCGAAGCGCTCGACAAGCTGACGCCGGGTACGCACGAGAAGCGTTCGGTGCTGTTCAACTCCGGCGCCGAAGCCGTCGAGAACGCGGTGAAGATCGCCCGCGCCGCGACCGGCCGTCAGGCGGTCGTCGTGTTCGACCACGCCTACCACGGCCGCACCAACCTGACGATGGCGCTGACCGCGAAGTCCATCCCCTACAAGCACGGCTTCGGCCCGTTCGCGCCCGAGGTCTACCGGGTGCCGGGGTCGTACCCGTACCGCGACGGCCTGTCCGGTCCCGAGGCCGCGCGGATCGCCATCGACCGGATCGAGAAGCAGATCGGCGGCGACCAGGTCGCGGCGGTCGTGCTGGAGCCGGTGCAGGGTGAAGGCGGTTTCATCGAGCCCGCCCCCGGTTTCCTTCCCGCGCTTTCCCGCTGGTGCACCGAAAACGGTGTCGTGTTCGTCGCCGACGAGGTGCAGACCGGGTTCTGCCGCACCGGCGAGTGGTTCGCGTCCACGCACGAAGAGGTCGTGCCGGACCTGATCGCCACCGCCAAGGGCATCGCGGGCGGGTTGCCGCTCGCCGCGGTCACCGGCCGCGCGGAACTGCTCGACGCCGTCCCGCCGGGTGGCCTCGGCGGCACCTACGGCGGTAACCCGATCGCGTGCGCCGCGGCGCTCGGCTCGATCGAGATCATGCGGCAGGAGAACCTCGCGGCTTCGGCGAAGCGCATCGAGAACACGGTGCTGCCGCGGCTGCGCGCGCTGGCCGAGGAGACCGGTGTGATCGGCGACGTCCGCGGCCGCGGCGCGATGCTGGCCGCCGAATTCGTGAAGCCGGGCACCACCGAACCCGACGCCGACCTGACCAAACGCGTCGCGCAGGCCTGTCACCAGGCGGGCGTCGTCGTCCTCACCTGCGGCACCTACGGCAACGTCGTCCGTCTGCTGCCGCCGTTGTCCCTGTCCACCGAACTGCTCGAAGAGGGCCTGTCGGTCCTCGATCACGCTGTCCGTACGGAGGCCTCCAAGTGA
- a CDS encoding aldehyde dehydrogenase family protein — protein sequence MTTFPYWVAGKPVTSDETVVVRHSFDGSEAGSHHVPSTSDIEAAVQAAHDVQDEFATLPAHVRAGALDHVSRVLGERSEEIAQLITAESGKPLKWARGEIGRAASTFRWAAEEARRFSGDLQRLDTDPGGTGRLALVRRVPKGPVLGITPFNFPLNLVAHKVAPAIAVGAPIVLKPAPATPLTALLLGEILAETQLPAGSWSILPVSNEESAKLVADPRLPVVSFTGSVPVGWGIRDSVPRKHVALELGGNAAVLVCPDWTDLDFAAQRIATFAMYQAGQSCISVQRVYAHADVYEELQAKVLEQVRALGTGNPRTDGVDVGPLINTAAASRVESWITAAVEAGGELLTGGKRDGATVEPTVLANVPEDASVMADEVFGPVVSITRVDSVEDGVRRINDSRFGLQAGVFTRDLPTAFDVSAKLRVGGVLVGDVPSFRADQMPYGGVKDSGVGREGPASAMADFTEERVTVLTGLTL from the coding sequence GTGACCACATTCCCTTACTGGGTAGCCGGAAAGCCGGTCACCAGCGACGAGACCGTCGTCGTCCGTCACTCCTTCGACGGCAGCGAGGCGGGTTCGCACCACGTTCCGTCCACTTCGGACATCGAAGCCGCGGTCCAGGCCGCGCACGACGTCCAGGACGAGTTCGCGACGCTGCCCGCGCACGTCCGGGCGGGCGCGTTGGACCACGTGTCCCGAGTTTTGGGTGAGCGGTCCGAAGAGATCGCGCAGCTGATCACCGCCGAGTCCGGCAAGCCGTTGAAGTGGGCGCGCGGCGAGATCGGGCGCGCGGCGTCGACGTTCCGCTGGGCCGCCGAGGAGGCCCGCCGGTTCTCCGGTGACCTGCAGCGGCTCGACACCGACCCCGGCGGCACCGGACGGCTCGCGCTGGTGCGCCGCGTGCCGAAGGGACCGGTGCTCGGCATCACGCCGTTCAACTTCCCGCTGAACCTGGTGGCGCACAAGGTCGCGCCGGCGATCGCGGTCGGCGCGCCGATCGTGCTCAAGCCCGCGCCCGCGACGCCGCTGACCGCGTTGCTGCTCGGCGAGATCCTCGCCGAGACCCAGCTGCCCGCCGGCAGCTGGTCGATCCTCCCGGTGAGCAACGAGGAATCGGCCAAGCTGGTGGCCGACCCGCGCCTGCCGGTCGTGTCGTTCACCGGTTCCGTGCCGGTGGGCTGGGGGATCCGGGACAGCGTGCCGCGCAAGCACGTCGCGCTCGAACTCGGGGGCAACGCCGCGGTACTCGTCTGTCCTGATTGGACGGACCTGGACTTCGCGGCGCAGCGGATCGCGACGTTCGCGATGTACCAGGCCGGTCAGTCGTGCATCTCGGTGCAGCGCGTGTACGCGCACGCCGACGTCTACGAAGAGCTTCAGGCCAAGGTGCTGGAGCAGGTACGCGCGCTCGGGACCGGCAACCCGCGCACCGACGGCGTGGACGTCGGGCCGCTGATCAACACCGCGGCCGCATCCCGGGTGGAATCGTGGATCACGGCGGCGGTCGAGGCGGGCGGCGAACTGCTGACCGGCGGCAAGCGTGACGGCGCCACCGTCGAGCCGACGGTGCTCGCGAACGTGCCGGAGGACGCGTCGGTGATGGCCGACGAGGTCTTCGGGCCGGTCGTGTCGATCACCCGCGTGGACTCGGTGGAAGACGGCGTGCGCCGGATCAACGACTCGCGTTTCGGTCTGCAGGCGGGCGTGTTCACGCGTGACCTGCCGACGGCGTTCGACGTGTCCGCGAAGCTGCGGGTCGGTGGCGTGCTCGTCGGCGACGTGCCGAGTTTCCGCGCCGACCAGATGCCCTACGGCGGGGTGAAGGACTCCGGTGTCGGCCGCGAGGGCCCGGCGTCGGCGATGGCGGACTTCACCGAAGAGCGCGTCACCGTCCTGACCGGCCTGACCCTCTGA
- a CDS encoding PucR family transcriptional regulator, whose product MALTLAALVAERPLSLRVRAAEAALDRPIGWVHPTELTDPQAFLEGGELLLTTGLALDETTSPGYVRRLVDAGVAGLGFGVGLSHESIPRSLVDTAEEVGLPVLEVPRKTPFIAITRAVSRAVAADEYASLVRTGKGQQELTRTAVGKGGPGGVVRKLAKLVDGWVLLLDSSGAVTEASPSARPFADELQDDFARLRAGTLVTVAGEYEVVLQTLDTRARGVLAVGTREPLDAAGQHIVNTAVSLLSLALEQNREHSGALRRLRSGLCDLLAAGHGELATRTMKSLWGGVPEAPWSVLAVTGPASARRALADALDAETSGDKVFFGESGAFVLAVGDVEAVARHASRIGGMHAGLSEPVSTVDFPVGLRQAKQAAEAAKAERTPLVRFAEHAGRGFLEIVDSQAAQAFSDSLLAPLRHHDETGRGELVASLTCWLEHHGHWDLASARLGVHRHTLRNRMRKVAELTGRDLDSPGVRAEFWLALQVSART is encoded by the coding sequence ATGGCACTGACCCTCGCCGCCCTCGTGGCCGAACGCCCGCTCAGCCTGCGGGTGCGCGCGGCCGAGGCGGCGCTCGACCGGCCGATCGGCTGGGTCCATCCCACCGAACTGACCGATCCGCAGGCCTTCCTCGAAGGAGGCGAACTGCTGCTGACCACCGGTCTCGCCCTCGACGAGACCACGTCACCCGGGTACGTCCGGCGGCTAGTCGACGCGGGCGTGGCGGGGCTCGGTTTCGGGGTCGGCCTCAGTCACGAGAGCATCCCTCGGTCCCTTGTGGACACCGCCGAAGAGGTCGGGCTCCCGGTTCTGGAGGTGCCGAGGAAGACGCCGTTCATCGCGATCACTCGCGCGGTATCCCGCGCGGTCGCCGCCGACGAATACGCCTCGCTCGTACGCACCGGCAAGGGACAGCAGGAGCTGACGAGGACCGCCGTCGGCAAAGGCGGTCCCGGCGGTGTGGTGCGGAAGCTGGCGAAGCTGGTCGACGGCTGGGTACTCCTGCTCGATTCGTCCGGTGCGGTCACCGAGGCTTCGCCTTCCGCGCGGCCCTTCGCCGACGAACTCCAGGACGACTTCGCGCGGCTGCGCGCGGGCACGCTGGTGACGGTGGCGGGGGAGTACGAGGTGGTCCTGCAGACGCTCGACACGCGCGCGCGGGGTGTGCTCGCCGTCGGCACCCGTGAGCCGCTCGACGCCGCCGGGCAGCATATCGTCAATACCGCGGTGTCGTTGCTTTCCCTTGCCCTGGAACAGAACCGTGAGCACAGTGGAGCCCTGCGGCGGCTGAGGTCCGGGCTGTGCGACCTGCTCGCCGCGGGGCACGGCGAACTCGCCACGCGGACGATGAAGTCGCTCTGGGGCGGTGTCCCGGAAGCGCCATGGTCCGTGCTGGCCGTCACCGGTCCGGCGAGTGCGCGACGGGCGCTCGCCGACGCGCTCGACGCCGAGACTTCCGGAGACAAGGTGTTCTTCGGCGAGTCCGGGGCGTTCGTGCTCGCTGTCGGCGACGTTGAGGCGGTCGCCCGGCACGCTTCCCGGATCGGCGGAATGCACGCAGGGCTGTCCGAACCTGTATCCACTGTGGACTTCCCGGTCGGGCTACGGCAGGCGAAACAGGCGGCGGAAGCGGCGAAGGCCGAGCGGACCCCGCTGGTCCGGTTCGCCGAACACGCCGGGCGTGGCTTCCTGGAGATCGTCGATTCCCAAGCGGCGCAAGCGTTTTCGGACAGCTTGCTGGCGCCGCTGCGGCATCATGACGAAACCGGCAGGGGGGAGCTGGTCGCCTCACTGACCTGCTGGCTTGAACACCACGGTCACTGGGATCTGGCGTCCGCGCGGCTCGGCGTCCACCGGCACACCTTGCGCAACCGCATGCGCAAGGTCGCCGAACTCACCGGCCGCGACCTCGATTCCCCTGGCGTACGCGCCGAATTCTGGCTGGCGCTGCAGGTCAGCGCTCGGACCTGA
- a CDS encoding RNB domain-containing ribonuclease, producing the protein MIRTHAAGGDFGHLRAEFVLPESFGPDVLAEAEAAVVDPLESAGEREDATGLPFVTIDPPGAKDLDQAVLIERVDGGGFRVHYAIADLAAFIPPGGALDKEARRRGQTLYLPDGNVPLHPPVLSEGAASLLPGETRPAVLWTVDVDANGEPTATKVRRALVRSTEQFDYETVQASIDAGDPHPSVAALPELGRLRRELAIRRGAVELQLPEQEISGDPDGGWALIQRPRNDVDAWNAEISLLTGMAAAKIMIDAKIGVLRTLPQPDPEAVEWLGRSAQALNIDWPEGKSVSEFLAALDPGQPASMALFADTTRLLRGAGYTAFDGELPELTTHAGIGGAYAHVTAPIRRLVDRFATEICLAVSAGREVPEWVRAALSEVPEQMSASDTLAAKVERATIDQVEVWVMAEHIGGEFSAIVLRAEETKAEILVEDPPVMSKCTGEKLPEGERIRVRLTAVDVDKRKLSFERA; encoded by the coding sequence GTGATCAGGACACATGCGGCGGGAGGGGACTTCGGTCACCTGCGCGCCGAGTTCGTGCTGCCGGAGTCGTTCGGGCCCGACGTGCTCGCCGAGGCGGAGGCGGCGGTCGTCGACCCGCTCGAGTCGGCCGGGGAACGCGAGGACGCCACCGGTCTGCCCTTCGTCACCATCGACCCGCCCGGCGCCAAGGACCTCGACCAGGCGGTGCTGATCGAACGCGTCGACGGCGGCGGCTTCCGGGTCCACTACGCGATCGCCGATCTGGCCGCGTTCATCCCGCCGGGTGGCGCGCTCGACAAGGAGGCACGCCGCCGCGGGCAGACGCTCTACCTGCCCGACGGGAACGTGCCGCTGCATCCGCCGGTGCTGTCCGAAGGCGCGGCGAGCCTGCTGCCGGGGGAGACCCGGCCCGCCGTGCTGTGGACCGTCGACGTCGACGCGAACGGCGAGCCGACGGCGACCAAGGTCCGCCGGGCATTGGTCCGGTCCACCGAGCAGTTCGACTACGAGACCGTCCAGGCCTCCATCGACGCGGGCGACCCGCATCCCTCGGTCGCCGCGCTGCCCGAGCTCGGCCGCCTGCGGCGCGAGCTCGCGATCCGGCGCGGCGCGGTCGAACTGCAGCTGCCGGAGCAGGAGATCAGCGGCGACCCCGACGGCGGCTGGGCGCTGATCCAGCGGCCGCGCAACGACGTCGACGCGTGGAACGCCGAGATCTCGCTGCTCACCGGCATGGCCGCGGCCAAGATCATGATCGACGCGAAGATCGGCGTCCTGCGCACGCTGCCGCAGCCCGACCCCGAGGCGGTCGAATGGCTGGGCCGGTCCGCGCAGGCGCTGAACATCGACTGGCCGGAAGGCAAGAGCGTGTCGGAGTTCCTGGCCGCGCTCGACCCCGGGCAGCCCGCGTCCATGGCGCTTTTCGCCGACACCACAAGGCTTTTGCGCGGCGCCGGGTACACCGCGTTCGACGGCGAACTGCCGGAGCTGACGACGCACGCCGGGATCGGCGGCGCGTACGCCCATGTCACCGCGCCGATCCGGCGCCTGGTCGACCGGTTCGCCACCGAGATCTGTCTCGCGGTGAGCGCCGGCCGCGAAGTGCCCGAGTGGGTGCGCGCGGCGCTTTCGGAGGTGCCGGAACAGATGTCGGCGTCCGACACGCTGGCGGCCAAGGTCGAACGCGCCACCATCGACCAGGTCGAGGTCTGGGTGATGGCCGAGCACATCGGCGGCGAGTTCAGCGCGATCGTGCTGCGCGCGGAGGAGACCAAGGCCGAGATCCTGGTCGAGGATCCGCCGGTGATGTCCAAGTGCACGGGCGAAAAGCTGCCGGAGGGCGAGCGGATCCGCGTCCGGCTCACCGCGGTGGACGTCGACAAGCGGAAACTGTCGTTCGAGCGGGCATGA
- a CDS encoding helical backbone metal receptor, with protein MIDDLGEVVPLREPASRVVSLVPSLTEAVEVSAPGRLAGATDYCTHPVDLDVPRVGGSKYPNVDKVLELEPDLVLANSEENRPEDVERLRANGIPVWVMEASATVPSALASIRRILTQAYDLAEPEWLVEAEEIWRETVPERFRAVVPVWRKPWIVLGRDTFGGDVLHRVGIGNVYADHEERYPRPKLDELQARFAAEEANLLVLPDEPYEFTDADGPEAFPGAKHVLVSGRYLTWYGPSLVEAHAHLTHFVL; from the coding sequence ATGATCGACGACCTCGGCGAAGTGGTCCCGCTGCGCGAACCGGCGTCGCGGGTGGTCTCGCTCGTGCCGTCGCTGACCGAGGCCGTCGAGGTGAGCGCGCCGGGACGGCTCGCCGGCGCGACGGACTACTGCACCCATCCGGTCGATCTGGACGTCCCGCGGGTGGGCGGCTCCAAGTACCCGAACGTCGACAAGGTACTCGAACTCGAACCGGATCTGGTGCTGGCGAACTCCGAGGAGAACCGGCCGGAGGACGTGGAACGCTTACGCGCCAACGGAATCCCGGTCTGGGTGATGGAGGCGTCGGCGACCGTGCCCAGTGCGCTCGCCTCGATCCGGCGGATCCTGACGCAGGCCTACGACCTCGCCGAGCCCGAGTGGCTGGTCGAGGCGGAGGAGATCTGGCGGGAGACGGTGCCGGAGCGGTTCCGCGCGGTCGTGCCGGTCTGGCGGAAGCCGTGGATCGTGCTCGGCCGGGACACCTTCGGCGGTGACGTGCTGCATCGCGTCGGAATCGGCAACGTCTACGCGGACCACGAAGAGCGTTACCCGCGCCCGAAGCTCGACGAGCTCCAAGCGCGCTTCGCGGCCGAAGAGGCGAACCTGCTCGTGTTGCCCGACGAGCCCTACGAGTTCACTGACGCCGACGGCCCCGAAGCGTTCCCCGGCGCGAAGCACGTCCTGGTCTCCGGTCGCTATCTGACCTGGTACGGCCCTTCGCTCGTCGAAGCGCACGCCCACCTCACGCATTTCGTCCTCTGA